The Halotia branconii CENA392 region TGATTTGAATTTTTCTGCTGGCACATTTTTCAGTGCCTTCTGCATAAAATCGCGCCAGATGGGAGCCACCATCCCACCACCTGTAGCACTACCAGCCAATTGTCTGTTATCGTCCCTACCTACCCAGATAGCTGTTGTTAACTGTGGTACAGTTCCTACAAACCAAATATCTTTTTCTGAGGAAGTTGTTCCCGTCTTACCAGCAACTGGACGGCCTATTGCTGCACCTTTGCCAGTTCCTTCATTAACTACTGTTTGCATCACATCTATAATTGCCGCTGATGCCCAAGGATCGAGAACCAGTTGGGGTTTGGGGGTATTATCTAGCAACACGTTACCACTACTATCGGTGACACGGGCGATGATTGTAGGCGGTGACTGCCAACCATAATTAGCAAAGGTAGCATAAGCACTAGCCATTTCCAATGGTGTAACACCAATAGCACCAAGTGGTAAAGAAGTTACAGGTGCCATAGGACTCATAATTCCTAAAGTACGGCAGGTTTCTATTACCCTGTTCATCCCAACAGCCTTGCCAATCTTAATCACAGGAATGTTGCGAGACTGCGCTAAGGCTGTGCGAATTGACATTGGCCCCCTAAAACTACCATCATAATTTCTGGGATAGTATCGATTATTACCGTCTTGATAACTGACTGGTGAATCTACCACTGTCGAATTTGGTGCATATTTGCCAGTGGCAAAAGCAGTATAGTAAACAAACGGTTTAAAAGAAGAACCTGGTTGACGTTGAGCCTGAGTTGCTCGGTTAAATTCGCTGATTTTAGGATCTACACCACCGACCAAAGCTTTAACAAAATGTGTACGTGGATCAATTGCTACTAAGGCTATTTGATTCTTGTATAATCCTTGACCTAAAAGTGTTTTATGCCACTTGGTAACAGTTTCCTCTGCCATTGCTTGAAAGTCAGCTGCAACAGTAGTTTGTACCCGCATTCCGCCTTTTAGTAGTGCTTCACGGCCAAACTTTTTAGCCAATTCTTGTGCCACAGTGTTAGTAACATAGGGTAAGGCACTACCTTGA contains the following coding sequences:
- a CDS encoding transglycosylase domain-containing protein; this encodes MSSRTFENKQPQRRSSSGFEFLKGVGQVTGGTLLSITMLGSSIVAGGLVGLAISFRNLPDVRQLRNFIPSETTYIYDIKGKLLTRIHGEANREVVSLDRISPNLKRAVLASEDSHFYDHHGINPTGVGRAIVVNWVAGGVREGGSTITMQLVKNLFLSQKRAFTRKLAEGVLAIRLEQILSKDQILEMYLNQVYWGHNNYGVQTAARSYFDKSAEYLTLGESAMMAGLIQAPEEFSPFVSMKLAKQKQKEVLGRMLELNWISQQDYDNALRQEIKLGRIRSFQGSALPYVTNTVAQELAKKFGREALLKGGMRVQTTVAADFQAMAEETVTKWHKTLLGQGLYKNQIALVAIDPRTHFVKALVGGVDPKISEFNRATQAQRQPGSSFKPFVYYTAFATGKYAPNSTVVDSPVSYQDGNNRYYPRNYDGSFRGPMSIRTALAQSRNIPVIKIGKAVGMNRVIETCRTLGIMSPMAPVTSLPLGAIGVTPLEMASAYATFANYGWQSPPTIIARVTDSSGNVLLDNTPKPQLVLDPWASAAIIDVMQTVVNEGTGKGAAIGRPVAGKTGTTSSEKDIWFVGTVPQLTTAIWVGRDDNRQLAGSATGGGMVAPIWRDFMQKALKNVPAEKFKSPSQFSRPKS